The Sebastes umbrosus isolate fSebUmb1 chromosome 10, fSebUmb1.pri, whole genome shotgun sequence nucleotide sequence TCTCGAGTTAACATGAAGTaaaggggtcagcaacctttaccatCTAAAGAgacatcaaataaaataataatctgtctggagccgcaaaacatttaatcattgtgatgaacacagtttatagtctgagtttatagtatatcagtctgatgcagtgagggccaaagagacaatgtactacagagtataagggccacaatgagggaataaacaacatctgagatttacagaatagagtcagaatattaagagaaaaaaaggcgtaatattgcgagaataaagtcgtaatattacgaaaataaaatcatattatcagaaaaaaaatcttaatattacgagaataaaatcataactttacgagaataaaagtcataattttacgagaaaaaaaagtcgtaatattgcgagaataaagtcgtaatatcaagagaataaagtcataatattaagagaaacagtcgtaatattacgagaataaagtcataactttacgagaaaaaagtcataactttacgagaaaaaagtcgcaatattacgagaataatgtcagaactttacgagaaaaaagtcataactttacgagaaaaaagtcgcaatattacgagaataatgtcagaactttacgagaataaaagtcgtaattttacgagaaaaaaaagtcgtaatattgcgagaataaagtcgtaatatcaagagaataaagtcataatattaagagaaacagtcgtaatattacgagaataaagtcataactttacgagaaaaaaagtcataactttacgagaaaaaagtcgcaatattacgagaataatgtcagaactttacgagaaaaaagtcataactttacgagaaaaaagtcgcaatattacgagaataatgtcagaactttacgagaataaaagtcgtaattttacgagaaaaaaaagtcgtaatattgcgagaataaagtcgtaatatcaagagaataaagtcataatattaagagaaacagtcgtaatattacgagaataaagtcataactttacgagaaaaaagtcataactttacgagaataaaatcatatcagaaaaaaagtcgtaatattacgagaataaagtcataactttacgagaataaaagtcgtaattttacgagaaaaaagtcgtaatattacgagaataaagtcgtaatattacgaaaaacagtcgtaatattacgagaataaagtcataatattacgaaaaacagtcgtaatattgcgagaataaagtcataactttacgagaaaaaaagtcgtaatattacgagaataaagtcataatattacgaaaaacagtcgtaatattgcgagaataaagtcataactttacgagaaaaaaagtcgtaattttacgagaaaaaaaagtcgtaatattacgagaataatgtcGTAATAtcaagagaataaagtcataatattacgaaaaacagtcgtaatattacgagaataaagtcataactttacgagaataaaagtcgtaattttacgagaaaaaaaagtcgtaatattacgagaataaagtcgtaatatcaagagaataaagtcataatattacaaaaaaaaagtcgtaatattaagagaatactttacgagaaaaaaagtcaaatcaatttcctttataatataacttaatgtAAGAGTAAAGAGGTCACATTAAGGTCGTGTCTGTCTGTCATTTAGAGTTTCAGGCTGCTGGGGATCCTGGATGTCCAGAACACTCCGTGTGCCAGAGACGCCATCCTGCACGGCGCTGGGGGCTCGCTGGGTGCCGGCCTGCTACACTTTCTGGGCACTAGTGAGTCTTATTTCActctgaactgtgtgtgtgatttctttGCTTATATAGTGATTGATTTACTTGGCACTCAACTTttacttgatttatttttctacattgAATCTTGAACCAAAACAAAGCcatttgcttctttattcatttatcaaaCCTGccataatcaaaataaataaataaatgaatcaattaataaataaatatgtcattaaatgtagcaaaaataatactacaaataaatgtagcttaatgaattgataaaatgtgacataaattgattttttctggttttaatttgcttctttatttattaatctttgtattaattcccttatttatttactcttctgtttaaatttcccttttatttattcatgtatttatttttatttatttatttacttttgcatttattcatttatttctgcatgattttccttttgcgtttatttatttatttattttattatttatttcctaaacactgtacctttaacttcAAAGGTTACataattttttgtattaatttaccATAAAAGAAATTGTGCAAAGAATgtcaaatcattttatttaacagtttttttctcctttttctgacTGACATTAGAAGTTGTTTAACATGATGAGGGAAAAGGTTTTTAAGTAGTGTGCCCGTTGAGCTCTCAGCAGCAGTGTGTCCTGTTGTCTGCAGGTCGGGTGAAGAGGTCTTTTGACGTTGGGTTTGCAGGCTTCTTGCTCACCACCCTCGGGTCCTGGTAGGTCTTCATGTTGACTGACTCTTCTTTCACCTTCTCATCAGTTCAAACTCCTGCTTGCATTCTCGACATACCTACCATGAAAGGAAAAACTTGTCTCCTTTTACAAACAGAAGTTTTCTTCTTCCAACATGAGCTGCAGTTTCCTCTCTGGTTACTAACAGAAACCCTGCCGTGTCTCCCTCTCCAGGTTTTACTGCAGGATGAACAACGCTAAGCTTCGTGCGCAGCACCGGATGATCCAGGACGGCATCAAGAACAAGGTCGTGTATGAGGGGACCGTTCTAGACCCCACAAACAAACCATCGGGGCCCTCATGACCTCCAGCACTGAACCTCtccccccttcctctctctgagagccgagaggagaagaggggaaCTTAACATCCAGCTTTTTCAAAAGACTGACTTCTGCTGCTCACATGATGGAAGGGACTCCAGTTCCAGTGTTTTATGGgtgctggtttgtttgttttttgttttgtcaactTGGGGTACAGCAAATCCAAAGCATTACATCTCAGAGTCCAGACCCCGACATGTGGACAGTATCCTGACcctgaaacaacaaaacatgtttaaattaaatattttctgagTGTTGTTGCACCCCTACATTCATCACACAAACGACTGGTTAAATTCTCACCCCCTCAAACCCTGTGATACATGACATGCTGTGATTTCTTCTGTGTGATAGTTTGTCCTGCTCACCAATCAACCGCTGaatagggaatgggaatcgcAGAGCATTCTGGGGCGAGCCGGCATTTTTGGAGGGTAGCGCACGGAGTTACGGAGCATTATTATCTATCACCGGTctattcatctgtcatctgtcagccgttcatcatcagaaatgtataaagtgtATAAAGTATGtgtgaaagacaaagagaagagaagctgacagaggcaaaGGGGAGATATATTACAAAACTGAAGTTAGTTAATGATATCGATCCTCACGAATTCGGAGGATCATGACAGTTTGCCACACATCAcggtcactgatgtgttttgccGTTAGTGAACACCTGTCAGCGGTTCAAAATGTGTTAGTCTTTGGAGGCCGATGTCCAGCTTATAAACGGCTCAGATCTAGCTAATTAATTAATCTACCGGTATCTTGCTAAATGAAACCTGTAAAGttacctttgtgtctgactgtatatGCTATATATACTACAATTAGTCTTTTGAATGTTATTCACTGAGCAGTGTTAGCTTTTACACTTGCAGTAAACAGCCAGCGGGTGGCACTCGTACccctttatcctccaaaaatggcTGACTTGCTGTCGGTGACGtcacattcccattccctatagTGAAAGCTCTTTTACACACAGAAGGGGGGAGGAAATGCAGGAAAGGTGGAATTGAACCGTTGGTATGTGTCGGTCAACCTGAGGCTTAGTTTTCTGTTatctgttaaagggatagttcaggtgtttctcagtgtggttgttTGAAGTACTTctccgtagtcagtgtattagctttagtagatggagtttggagaaacagacaggagtagcaGCAAAGCAATGTACGGTTACGTTACGTTTAAGTGTGCACTATATATTTTGCTGGTTTACCtcgccgtgagacagctatataGTCTGTTTCtcacagggaactgaagctgatATCTATGCTCCcttcaaagctaccagactccattgggaATAAGCagtcattataaaatatatagcgTATACTTAAACGTAACGTAAACTGTCTAAATTAGgtttgctttgctcccatgtctgtttctccaaactaatAATACAAACTACTAATACagtgactatggagaagtacctcatacaaccccactgagaaactcctgaactgtccctttaaagtctaacacctgctgtgacatcaccgGTTGGGGGTGTGGCCTAATGTGAAGCTTTGACCCAGAAAGAACAGAGCAGCAGGAGCTTTCTGTGGTCGTGTGTTGattgttttatcatttcatatttaaaaattaaatgtgtggaaaaaataaattgtgtactgatgtaataataatgtgtatggtcagtctgggATGTTTCATCTGGATGTTTTCCTTTTAAACGGGTATCTCCACATTCAAATCTCCTCAACCTTTTGATTAATAACTttgtaaaatgatgaaataagCTGTGTTGCTTCATATTGTTAGAAACAATACTTTCATGGCTGCTGATCAGACTGAAGTAAGAAAACTAAGAAATTAGTAAAATGTCTCTTGAGTTGaatatcattttttatattttctaggTTCAAAATCAGTCCATCAGAACAGAAATCAAAACTCACTGAACATGTACAGTCCCACTTCAGAGGATAGAGCTGAGCTGTTTTATCCACTGAGGAAGAGGCAGCAGGGCAGCGGACTCAAAATGAAGTTCTCCTCCAAGACCCTGAACCCCCACGAGCTCCATGTAGGAAATTATAACAACTCACGTCAACGTTTTTAATAAGGATTTTCTGAACTTATTAATAACATGGCTGGGCTACTAAATTTGCAGCGTCATTCTGCTTTGGATTTAACTTTGTGACCTCCTTCTAATGACTTGGTTGTCatgttaaccccctgagactGACTttgctgtctttcagaggctgtagcagcaggttcagttttagagctaggaGGTCCGGATATCTTATGAcaatagaaaacctaaggaatccaccaaccatgtcatactagcttgttgggaaggaggctaaataaagctccaggcgagaaaaaaaacaaaaaactggcatggccatgtCCGAAAAATGCGCAAAGCATGttcggaaaaaaaatctgaaaaaatgtccaaaaatccatagaaaagtcagaaaaaaaacaatcggaaaaatggcagaaaaaatCAGAAAACAATCTTGAATTACATcaattgggtctcactgtatagctgagactcttgtggatccagtgagcccaactgtattcatgtgtgatgatgttagtccccataggagacagtTTATTGTAgtaagaccattttttttaaactagccctcactgtataaaatgagctgtggtgacctctaggataatcacagcctcatgaaactttacagccacaaactacagacctagagcttTCAGAGGACGCATGGCTTTCCTAgtgtgatggaataattgatacacaagttaacttaaggaaggaagaggtcccgaagctgatgatgtcttacaaagaaggtttattgaagcttgatcaaggagcaattgtcaggtctccacattgagatgctctctgcgtgaaggcctcacaactctgcccttccttcctggtgctcagtgtcttaccccttatcatgttttgacttacttcgttcctctggcatctctgaccctggttgccctagcgactggctctacggtctccactacagacacagctgtacagataacggtggctcctctagacaggactccaacccaataatgtcaacagagggacactctgacaaacactctgacctttctaccaataagagaggaattaatggaaaattccatcacacctagctagattgacaataagggggtttctgagcagtttacacaagaGAAGTGCTCGCCGTCCAATCGGCCGAAAAATgtaaattcttgcagaaatctccaaatgtcaaaagtttttgaaaccaaatgacagcatggctttttctatggtgttcctcaaggtcttggtgtcgtAATCTgggattttggagggattattgatcatttttatgaattctccattggtaaaaaatggttaaatttagcaccaaatctgtgtaacaaatggtatcaacccaaaaattgctgcaacaacagacataacagagcatggggatgaccatcatatactttcaACATAATGTTCTACGCCATTATagacttttacaatttattataattaattaattcatgttgatttctgattaatgactagaagaaaattgacacagtgctgagctgcatctcaaatta carries:
- the LOC119495570 gene encoding cytochrome c oxidase assembly protein COX20, mitochondrial, with product MSEEEQENKTKSFRLLGILDVQNTPCARDAILHGAGGSLGAGLLHFLGTSRVKRSFDVGFAGFLLTTLGSWFYCRMNNAKLRAQHRMIQDGIKNKVVYEGTVLDPTNKPSGPS